One window of the Niallia circulans genome contains the following:
- a CDS encoding phosphate/phosphite/phosphonate ABC transporter substrate-binding protein, with product MLKKFATLGLSLALTAGILSACGSEEKTTSNTDGYDPKELTVQFVPSSNADTLEAKAKPLEGLLSKELGIPVKVSVSTNYNTIIEAMDSQKIDVGFLPPTAYVLAHDKGSADVILQAQRFGINDDGSENDELVDFYKSLFIVKADSDIKTVADLKGKKIATQDVTSSAGYVWPVGKLMENDINVPGDVETVTVKGHDQAVIALLNGDVDAAVIFQDARNIVKADYPTVFEDTKVLEYTEDIPNDTISVRSDMSDKWRKKLQEAFIAIGKSEEGHQIIRDIYTHEGYVVSDDSKFDIVREYNEKVAE from the coding sequence ATGTTAAAAAAATTTGCTACGCTCGGACTTTCCCTTGCTTTAACTGCAGGGATACTATCAGCTTGTGGATCGGAAGAAAAAACTACAAGCAATACAGATGGATATGACCCAAAGGAATTAACAGTACAATTCGTGCCATCTTCTAATGCAGATACTTTAGAAGCAAAAGCTAAACCGTTGGAAGGTTTACTATCTAAAGAGCTAGGGATACCTGTTAAAGTGAGTGTTTCTACTAACTATAACACGATTATCGAAGCAATGGATTCACAGAAAATTGATGTTGGTTTTTTACCTCCTACAGCATATGTCCTTGCCCATGATAAAGGTTCTGCTGATGTTATTCTGCAAGCACAACGCTTTGGAATTAACGACGATGGCAGTGAAAATGATGAATTAGTAGATTTTTATAAAAGCCTTTTTATTGTGAAGGCAGATTCTGATATTAAAACAGTAGCTGATTTAAAAGGGAAAAAAATCGCAACGCAAGATGTTACCTCATCTGCTGGTTATGTTTGGCCTGTTGGTAAACTAATGGAAAATGATATTAATGTTCCTGGAGATGTTGAAACAGTTACGGTCAAAGGACATGACCAAGCCGTTATTGCTCTATTAAATGGTGATGTTGATGCGGCTGTCATCTTCCAAGATGCTCGTAATATTGTGAAAGCAGATTACCCAACTGTTTTTGAAGATACAAAAGTACTTGAGTATACAGAAGATATTCCAAATGACACAATCTCTGTTCGCTCTGATATGAGTGATAAATGGAGAAAGAAACTTCAAGAAGCTTTCATTGCAATAGGAAAAAGTGAGGAAGGACATCAAATCATTCGAGATATCTATACACATGAAGGATATGTCGTATCAGATGATAGTAAATTTGATATCGTCCGTGAATATAACGAAAAAGTAGCAGAATAA
- the phnC gene encoding phosphonate ABC transporter ATP-binding protein — MIEFKKVTKIYPNGTKGLNDINITINKGEFVVIVGLSGAGKSTFLRSINRLHEISAGNIVINGQSITAAKGSELRKIRRNIGMIFQNFNLIKRSTVLRNVLSGRVGYHGTLRTILGFFPKQDIDLCLLALDRVNILEKVYSRADELSGGQQQRVSIARALAQEAEIILADEPVASLDPLTTKQVMDDLKRINVEDGITTIVNLHFIDLARQYATRIIGLRAGEVVFDGPVEEATDEVFKIIYGREIKKDELLGESI, encoded by the coding sequence TTGATAGAGTTTAAAAAAGTAACTAAAATTTATCCAAATGGAACTAAAGGATTAAATGACATTAATATTACGATTAACAAAGGAGAATTTGTTGTCATTGTTGGTCTTTCTGGCGCAGGAAAATCTACTTTCCTCCGCTCCATTAACCGGCTTCATGAAATAAGCGCAGGAAATATTGTCATTAATGGTCAATCTATTACCGCAGCGAAGGGTTCTGAATTAAGAAAAATACGTAGAAATATCGGAATGATTTTTCAAAATTTTAATCTTATCAAGCGTTCAACTGTTCTTCGCAATGTACTATCCGGCCGGGTTGGTTATCACGGTACCTTAAGAACTATTCTAGGCTTTTTCCCGAAACAGGATATAGATCTTTGTCTTCTGGCATTAGATCGAGTCAATATATTGGAAAAGGTATATTCGCGTGCAGATGAACTCTCTGGAGGCCAGCAGCAGCGTGTTTCAATTGCACGCGCATTAGCACAAGAAGCAGAAATCATCTTAGCAGACGAGCCAGTAGCTTCTCTTGATCCTTTAACTACTAAACAAGTTATGGATGATTTGAAACGAATTAATGTAGAAGATGGTATTACAACCATCGTCAATTTGCACTTCATTGACCTTGCTCGGCAATATGCGACACGAATTATTGGTCTTCGTGCAGGTGAGGTAGTATTTGACGGCCCCGTAGAAGAGGCGACCGATGAAGTGTTTAAAATAATATATGGACGTGAAATAAAAAAAGATGAATTACTAGGG